A window of Patescibacteria group bacterium contains these coding sequences:
- a CDS encoding glycosyltransferase family 4 protein produces the protein MKLAIVHDHLVQDGGAEKVLEAIQEIWPSAPTYALVFDARRFPSFAGKDIRTSFIQRLPFAKTNLQWYLPLMPTATEGYDLREFDVVVSSSSAFSKGVITRDDALHVCYCHTPTRYLWSDTHSYVAELRQPRFVKAALPPVLSALRMWDRQAADRVDAFVANSETVKRRIAKYYGRTSDVIHPPVDIHRFANLPTPDSRLPTPSYFLAGGRLVAYKRYDLIVEAANRTGIPVKIFGTGPVEQALRARAKGNVEFLGRVSPERQAELYAGAKAFIHPQEEDFGITPVEAMASGIPVIAWRRGGATETVIEGVTGELFDEQSWEELADHLIRFDATRYDGAAIRAHASRFGLERFKAELKTYVERAWEERRRR, from the coding sequence ATGAAACTCGCCATCGTCCACGACCATCTCGTCCAAGACGGGGGTGCGGAAAAGGTGCTCGAGGCCATCCAGGAGATCTGGCCCTCGGCACCCACCTACGCCCTCGTTTTCGATGCGCGCCGGTTCCCTTCCTTCGCCGGAAAGGACATCCGCACCTCGTTCATCCAGCGGCTACCCTTCGCGAAGACGAACCTGCAGTGGTACCTGCCGCTCATGCCCACGGCCACCGAAGGGTACGACCTGCGGGAATTCGACGTGGTGGTGTCGAGCTCAAGCGCGTTCTCGAAGGGGGTGATCACCCGCGACGATGCCCTGCACGTGTGTTACTGCCACACGCCCACCCGTTACCTGTGGAGCGACACGCACAGCTACGTGGCCGAGCTGCGGCAGCCACGATTCGTGAAGGCCGCCCTCCCCCCGGTGCTTTCCGCGTTGCGGATGTGGGACCGCCAGGCCGCGGACCGCGTAGACGCGTTCGTGGCAAATTCCGAGACGGTGAAGCGGCGCATCGCGAAATACTACGGCCGGACGTCGGATGTGATCCATCCCCCGGTCGACATCCATCGCTTTGCCAATCTCCCGACTCCCGACTCCCGACTCCCGACTCCCTCCTACTTCCTCGCCGGAGGACGCCTGGTCGCCTACAAACGCTACGACCTCATCGTGGAGGCCGCGAACCGTACCGGCATCCCCGTGAAAATCTTTGGCACGGGGCCGGTGGAGCAGGCTCTGCGAGCGCGTGCCAAGGGAAACGTGGAATTCCTCGGCCGGGTGTCCCCAGAGCGGCAGGCGGAGCTCTACGCCGGAGCCAAGGCGTTCATCCACCCGCAAGAGGAGGATTTCGGCATCACGCCGGTGGAAGCCATGGCCTCCGGAATCCCCGTCATCGCCTGGCGGCGCGGAGGCGCGACGGAAACGGTCATCGAAGGGGTCACGGGCGAGCTGTTCGACGAGCAAAGCTGGGAGGAACTCGCCGACCATCTCATCCGGTTCGACGCTACGCGCTACGACGGAGCCGCCATCCGGGCGCATGCGTCCCGGTTCGGCCTGGAGCGGTTCAAGGCGGAACTGAAGACCTACGTCGAACGCGCCTGGGAGGAACGTCGACGCCGCTGA
- a CDS encoding glycosyltransferase family 1 protein, with protein sequence MRVLVGARDLSVRSPSGVGTYATEVLRRMFPLAPSDRFTLLTTGMHAPDLTHALSSERRGVACYLPLGKGEHEGVVHVHRRVPNKLLNASVILTGRPTIDRLARGTFDRLFLPNLDIVSVPRSLPHVLTIHDLSWRLFPEWYSWKMRAWHAACRPERLIGNAATVLVPSNATADDLSACFPGVAGRIKVIPHGVADAFSPHSDPSDHGWRSKLGVPGRFLLFVGTLEPRKNVVALVDAVAAYRKRAGDDIALVLAGRWGWNAGALRRRLSRPDAQGWVRLLGYVPTQARPALYRAAEALVWPSHYEGFGLPVLEAMASGTPVITSLSSGVAETAGDAAILVDPLLTDDLTDAIGQLLGSSALRARLRDAGLRRTSGFGWEQAARLTLEAIHGGKV encoded by the coding sequence ATGCGCGTGCTCGTCGGGGCCCGCGACCTGTCCGTTCGTTCCCCGAGCGGGGTCGGGACGTATGCGACCGAGGTCCTGCGACGGATGTTCCCGCTCGCCCCGTCGGACCGCTTCACGCTGCTCACCACGGGCATGCACGCCCCAGACCTGACCCATGCCCTCTCCTCCGAGAGGAGAGGGGTAGCGTGCTATCTCCCCCTTGGAAAGGGGGAGCATGAGGGGGTCGTGCACGTGCACCGCCGCGTCCCCAATAAGCTCCTGAACGCGAGCGTGATCCTGACGGGACGCCCGACCATCGACCGCCTCGCCAGAGGGACGTTTGACCGACTTTTCCTCCCGAATCTCGATATCGTATCCGTCCCGAGATCCCTTCCGCATGTCCTGACCATCCACGACCTGTCCTGGCGCCTGTTCCCCGAATGGTACTCGTGGAAAATGCGCGCCTGGCATGCCGCCTGCCGGCCGGAACGGCTCATCGGAAACGCCGCGACCGTCCTCGTCCCGTCAAACGCCACGGCTGACGACCTCTCTGCCTGTTTTCCAGGCGTCGCTGGTCGCATCAAGGTCATCCCGCACGGGGTCGCGGATGCGTTTTCGCCGCACTCGGACCCGTCAGACCATGGCTGGCGCTCGAAATTGGGTGTCCCGGGTCGCTTCCTGCTGTTCGTGGGCACCCTTGAACCGCGCAAGAACGTGGTCGCCCTCGTGGACGCGGTCGCGGCCTATCGAAAACGCGCCGGGGACGACATCGCCCTGGTGCTTGCCGGAAGGTGGGGGTGGAACGCCGGGGCGCTTCGGCGGCGCCTGTCACGCCCCGATGCCCAGGGTTGGGTCCGCCTGCTCGGATACGTCCCGACGCAAGCGCGTCCGGCGCTTTATCGCGCAGCCGAAGCCCTCGTTTGGCCGTCGCATTACGAAGGGTTCGGGCTCCCCGTGCTCGAAGCGATGGCGAGCGGGACGCCGGTCATCACCAGCCTGTCGTCCGGCGTGGCTGAGACGGCCGGGGATGCGGCCATCTTGGTGGATCCGCTGCTCACGGACGACCTCACCGACGCGATTGGACAACTCTTGGGTTCAAGCGCGCTTCGCGCACGATTGCGCGACGCCGGATTACGACGCACTTCCGGATTCGGTTGGGAACAGGCAGCCCGATTAACCCTTGAGGCCATTCACGGGGGCAAGGTTTAA
- a CDS encoding glycosyltransferase family 1 protein has product MRVGIDARMFGPRVGGGGLGRYVEQLVNHLEDADRKTQYVLWLLNANLEAPRVSEDRFEKRLADIRWYTLREQLFLAPRLDAAHCDLLHFPHWNVPLGIRTPFVVTIHDLILLDEPRSARATTRAPLVYGAKYAAYKVVLAHAIRASRGIIAVSEYAKRSILSHFPDVSPEKISVVYEGVTDLPPTHYPLPPSAPYILHVGNSYPHKNLEMLLKAFVMVHKEHPDVTLVLAGAQDAFSRRLEREAEALGIRDAVRFVANPDDETVSALYRDARAYAFPSRAEGFGLPGLEAMSAGVPVAAAQAGSLPEVYGDAALYFPPHDAAGMAEAMGTLLTDEPIRRQLRERGRERARRYSWRRMAEETRRVYERAMKA; this is encoded by the coding sequence ATGCGAGTGGGGATCGATGCACGCATGTTTGGGCCTCGTGTCGGAGGCGGCGGACTTGGCCGCTATGTTGAGCAACTCGTGAATCATCTGGAGGATGCCGATCGGAAAACCCAGTACGTCCTTTGGCTCCTCAACGCGAACCTCGAAGCGCCTCGCGTTTCGGAGGATCGGTTCGAGAAACGCCTCGCGGACATCCGCTGGTATACGTTACGCGAACAGCTGTTCCTCGCCCCCCGCCTGGACGCCGCGCACTGCGACCTCTTGCATTTCCCCCATTGGAACGTCCCGCTCGGGATCCGCACCCCGTTCGTCGTCACCATCCACGACCTGATCCTGCTCGACGAACCTCGCTCGGCGCGGGCGACCACGCGCGCCCCGCTCGTCTACGGAGCGAAGTACGCCGCCTACAAGGTCGTGCTTGCCCACGCGATACGCGCGAGCCGCGGGATCATCGCGGTATCCGAATACGCCAAGCGATCCATCCTGTCGCACTTTCCCGACGTGTCACCGGAGAAGATCTCGGTGGTCTACGAAGGCGTGACCGACCTACCCCCTACGCACTACCCCCTACCCCCTTCCGCTCCCTACATCCTCCACGTCGGTAACAGCTATCCGCACAAGAACCTCGAGATGCTCCTGAAGGCGTTCGTGATGGTCCATAAGGAGCATCCGGACGTGACGCTCGTGCTCGCCGGGGCGCAGGACGCCTTTTCCCGGCGCCTGGAGCGGGAGGCCGAGGCCCTCGGGATCCGCGACGCGGTCCGGTTCGTCGCGAACCCGGACGACGAGACCGTATCCGCCCTTTACCGCGACGCCCGCGCCTACGCGTTCCCTTCCCGAGCGGAGGGATTCGGCCTCCCGGGACTCGAGGCGATGAGCGCGGGGGTGCCGGTCGCCGCCGCGCAGGCCGGAAGCCTGCCGGAGGTGTACGGCGACGCGGCGCTGTACTTCCCGCCGCATGACGCCGCGGGAATGGCCGAAGCGATGGGAACGCTCCTCACGGACGAACCGATCCGACGCCAGCTGCGCGAACGCGGGCGCGAACGGGCGCGGCGCTACTCCTGGCGTCGCATGGCGGAGGAGACGCGGCGCGTGTACGAGCGGGCCATGAAGGCGTGA
- a CDS encoding DUF4012 domain-containing protein, whose product MAVPQPNPGPRVKRSLTHAVSADALARMLLARRRRLSSEEYDRCAPPVLREGGTGAPNLRAGRGTVSPYVIHLAPESAPSSSDVGAEAEILLNLLEAEALVLPERLEDRSLTLESLDVSDQLAEDLATRGRLNIALPRLASAFTAVPPSGLSRTEGFDLSALTPPPAPEDLAMLLELPEAEEAEDVPEEDGALEAIDLEIAGMMPEPVAIPSPTTYHLPPTPSFSFRAVASFALLAAAFVIPLHALGLIGSVRDAGWRARAAGEDAMNALESGAASALSRDPAAASAGFALSGTRFSDAREAIDDLGAGVRLLSAALPDGAAPDAAAASDLSRAGESLATAGERMADGFVALTRQIDPTPASRLSLLATYFRAALPHLSEASDLISRVPVASVPEGSRDALEALKRRLPVLASGLAELLENADLALTALGADGAKRYVLVFQNDAELRATGGFMGSFAEVELAEGRIVRMHVPGGGTYDVRGMMRRFLSAPGPLTLLSARWEFQDANWFPDFPTSARQIIQFYEEAGGTSVDGVVAVNASLLPDLLEVMGEVEMPGYARTVTADNVLLEAQKIVEIEYDREENRPKAFIGDLSGALLERAAALPVDAFPALLDRLARSLVERDVQVYFTDQELERRVRDLGWGGELKRTDGDYLMVVDTNLGGGKTDRVIDEAVDVSVAVDADGTVTDTVTVTRTHYGEPGALFTGVNNVDYLRLYVPKGSVLLSASGFDAPDPSLFESVEPEWEMDDDLLYEKEGASRHAASGTDISEQGGKTVFGNWMQVDPGERATATFTYRLPFRVAAPGAQEGLADRLWSWLGRARTDRYTLTVQKQSGVASRTTNLTLRIPEALRAVWSSHDLKGATFDNRSDGFFAVLFERSE is encoded by the coding sequence ATGGCGGTCCCCCAACCCAATCCCGGACCCCGCGTGAAGCGATCGCTCACGCACGCCGTAAGCGCGGATGCGCTCGCACGGATGCTTTTGGCGCGACGCAGGCGTTTGTCGTCGGAAGAATACGACCGCTGCGCCCCGCCCGTCCTTCGGGAGGGCGGCACCGGAGCGCCGAACCTGCGTGCCGGGCGCGGGACCGTTTCCCCCTACGTCATCCACCTTGCGCCGGAGAGCGCGCCATCCTCATCCGACGTCGGGGCGGAGGCGGAGATCCTGCTCAACCTGCTCGAGGCGGAAGCCCTGGTCCTTCCGGAGCGCCTGGAGGACCGCTCGCTCACGCTCGAGTCGCTCGACGTGTCGGACCAACTCGCGGAGGATCTCGCGACGCGCGGGCGGCTCAACATCGCCCTCCCGCGCCTTGCATCCGCTTTCACGGCCGTTCCTCCCTCCGGACTCTCGCGTACGGAGGGCTTTGACCTCTCCGCGCTCACCCCGCCTCCCGCGCCCGAAGACCTCGCGATGCTGCTCGAACTCCCCGAAGCGGAGGAGGCCGAAGACGTTCCGGAAGAAGACGGGGCTCTTGAGGCGATCGACCTTGAGATCGCCGGGATGATGCCCGAACCCGTCGCCATACCCTCGCCTACCACCTACCACCTACCACCTACCCCCTCCTTCTCCTTCCGCGCGGTCGCCTCGTTCGCCCTGCTCGCGGCCGCGTTCGTCATCCCCCTGCACGCGCTCGGGCTCATCGGGAGCGTGCGAGATGCCGGGTGGCGCGCCCGCGCGGCCGGCGAGGATGCCATGAACGCGCTTGAGAGCGGCGCCGCGTCGGCGCTCTCCCGCGACCCTGCCGCGGCAAGCGCCGGGTTCGCGCTCTCCGGCACCAGATTCTCCGACGCGCGCGAGGCGATTGACGACTTGGGCGCAGGCGTCCGGCTCCTGTCTGCGGCGCTTCCCGACGGGGCGGCCCCCGATGCCGCGGCCGCATCGGACCTCTCCCGCGCCGGCGAATCGCTCGCGACCGCCGGAGAGCGCATGGCGGACGGCTTCGTCGCGCTCACGCGGCAGATCGACCCGACGCCCGCCTCGCGCCTGTCGCTCCTCGCCACCTATTTCCGCGCCGCCCTCCCCCATCTTTCCGAGGCATCCGACCTGATTTCACGCGTCCCCGTCGCCTCGGTGCCGGAGGGTTCCCGCGACGCGCTTGAGGCGCTCAAGCGCCGCCTGCCCGTGCTCGCCTCCGGCCTCGCGGAACTGCTCGAGAACGCCGACCTCGCGCTCACCGCGCTGGGCGCCGACGGGGCGAAGCGGTACGTCCTCGTGTTCCAAAACGACGCCGAACTCCGCGCGACCGGCGGGTTCATGGGGAGTTTCGCCGAGGTCGAACTCGCGGAAGGCCGCATCGTGCGCATGCACGTGCCGGGAGGCGGGACGTATGACGTGCGCGGGATGATGCGGCGTTTCCTCTCCGCGCCCGGGCCGCTCACGCTCCTTTCCGCCCGCTGGGAGTTCCAGGACGCCAACTGGTTCCCGGATTTCCCGACCTCCGCGCGCCAGATCATCCAATTCTACGAAGAGGCCGGCGGCACGTCCGTGGACGGCGTCGTGGCGGTGAACGCCTCCCTTCTCCCGGACCTTCTCGAAGTGATGGGCGAGGTGGAAATGCCCGGATATGCCCGCACCGTGACGGCGGACAACGTGCTCCTGGAGGCCCAGAAGATCGTGGAGATCGAATACGACCGCGAGGAAAACAGGCCGAAGGCGTTCATCGGCGACCTTTCAGGAGCCCTGCTCGAGCGCGCCGCCGCGCTTCCCGTGGACGCGTTCCCCGCCCTGCTCGACCGCCTCGCGCGATCGCTCGTCGAACGCGACGTGCAGGTGTACTTCACCGACCAGGAACTCGAGCGGCGGGTGCGCGACCTCGGCTGGGGCGGCGAACTCAAGCGGACCGACGGCGATTACCTCATGGTCGTCGATACGAACCTCGGAGGCGGCAAGACCGACCGGGTGATCGACGAGGCCGTGGACGTTTCCGTGGCGGTGGACGCGGACGGTACCGTCACGGACACCGTGACGGTGACGCGCACGCACTACGGCGAGCCGGGCGCCCTGTTCACGGGAGTGAACAACGTGGATTACCTGCGCCTGTATGTCCCGAAGGGGAGCGTGCTCCTGTCCGCCTCGGGTTTCGACGCCCCGGACCCGTCGCTGTTCGAGTCCGTGGAGCCCGAATGGGAGATGGACGACGATCTCTTGTACGAGAAGGAGGGGGCATCGAGGCATGCGGCCTCTGGCACGGACATCTCCGAACAGGGCGGGAAGACCGTGTTCGGCAACTGGATGCAGGTCGATCCTGGGGAACGCGCGACGGCGACCTTCACCTATCGCCTCCCCTTCCGCGTGGCGGCTCCGGGCGCGCAGGAGGGTCTTGCGGATCGGCTCTGGTCCTGGCTCGGGCGCGCGCGTACCGACCGGTACACCCTTACCGTCCAGAAACAGTCCGGCGTCGCCTCGCGCACCACGAACCTCACCCTGCGGATCCCGGAGGCGTTGCGCGCCGTCTGGTCCTCGCACGACCTCAAGGGCGCTACCTTCGACAACCGCTCCGACGGCTTCTTTGCCGTGCTTTTCGAACGGTCAGAATGA